In the Setaria italica strain Yugu1 chromosome VI, Setaria_italica_v2.0, whole genome shotgun sequence genome, one interval contains:
- the LOC101766691 gene encoding serine/arginine-rich splicing factor SC35, whose translation MSHFGRSGPPDIRDTFSLLVLNISFRTTADDLFPLFERYGKVVDVFIPRDRRTGDSRGFAFVRYKYADEAQKAIDRLDGRNVDGRNIMVQFAKYGPNAEPIRKGRVKEAVEKSQDRSRSRSPRPRHRDRDHRRRSRSRSRERHGRDRDRDYRRQSRSRSRSRSPSSSPDLKSRRRARDDCKRQSRSKSRSRSRSRSRSRSRSYHSGSPARRSASPRKSPPPRRSPTPEKHTNGKDSPPSRSVSPSPKRAGSRSPRSVSPSPKRAGSRSPRSVSPSPKRAGSHSPGRDSKE comes from the exons aTGTCGCACTTCGGGAGGTCGGGGCCGCCGGACATCCGCGACACCTTCTCGCTCCTCGTCCTCAACATCAGCTTCC GCACCACGGCTGACGACCTCTTCCCGCTCTTCGAGCGCTACGGCAAGGTCGTCGACGTCTTCATCCCGAGGGACCGGAG GACCGGGGACTCGAGGGGTTTCGCGTTCGTGCGGTACAAGTACGCCGACGAGGCGCAGAAGGCTATAGATCGCCTTGACG GGCGGAATGTGGATGGGAGGAACATCATGGTGCAGTTTGCCAAGTACGGCCCCAATGCTGAGCCAAT CCGTAAAGGAAGGGTCAAAGAGGCTGTGGAGAAATCACAAGACAGGTCAAGAAGCCGTAGTCCAAGGCCAAG GCACAGAGACAGAGATCATAGGAGGCGAAGTCGCAGCAGGAGCAGAGAAAGGCATGGCCGTGATAGAGACAGGGACTATCGTCGCCAGAGCcgaagcagaagcagaagcagaagccCGAGTTCAAGTCCTGACCTCAAAAGTCGTCGTAGAGCAAGAGATGATTGTAAGCGCCAGAGCAGGAGCAAGAGTAGgagcagaagcagaagcagaagcaggagtAGAAGCCGCTCATACCATAG TGGTTCACCTGCTCGACGCAGTGCTAGCCCTCGCAAGAGCCCACCACCACGGAGGAGCCCCACTCCTGAAAAGCACACCAATGGAAAAGATTCACCTCCGTCACGCAGTGTTTCTCCATCACCCAAGCGTGCAGGCTCCCGTAGCCCACGCAGTGTTTCTCCATCACCAAAGCGTGCAGGCTCCCGTAGCCCACGCAGTGTTTCTCCATCACCAAAGCGTGCAGGCTCCCATAGCCCAGGCAGAGACAGCAAG GAGTAA
- the LOC101767104 gene encoding transcription factor MYB41: MGRSPCCDESGLKKGPWTPEEDEKLLQYIQKNGHGSWRTLPRLAGLNRCGKSCRLRWTNYLRPDIKRGKFSQEEEQTILHLHSVLGNKWSAIAAHLPGRTDNEIKNFWNTHLKKRLIQMGFDPMTHRPRTDFFAALPQLIALAAFRDQLGAAADPAAAQLQAGAAAGVDVAIQAAKLQYLQCLFQSAATTIASTAAAGAAPDAEAAAAALGGLCSPQGTHDSTAPPVSAAGGQLPSCTFPEAPVSSEGNQGLSYGGADVDVFSFHGGGSLPPLADLSDAANYPSADGCSATASSSFGGGATSPLPWPEFFPDDPFITDFL, translated from the exons ATGGGGAGATCTCCTTGCTGCGACGAGAGTGGCCTCAAGAAGGGCCCGTggacgccggaggaggacgagaagCTGCTTCAGTACATCCAGAAGAACGGCCATGGCAGCTGGAGGACCCTCCCGAGGCTCGCCG GGCTGAACAGATGCGGCAAGAGCTGCCGGCTGCGGTGGACCAACTACCTGCGGCCGGACATCAAGCGGGGCAAGTTCtcgcaggaggaggagcagaccATCCTGCACCTCCACTCCGTGCTCGGCAACAAGTGGTCGGCGATCGCGGCGCACCTGCCGGGCCGGAcggacaacgagatcaagaacttcTGGAACACGCACCTCAAGAAGCGGCTCATCCAGATGGGCTTCGACCCCATGACGCACCGTCCGCGGACCGACTTCTTCGCCGCGCTGCCGCAGCTCATCGCGCTCGCCGCGTTCCGGGAccagctcggcgccgccgccgacccggcgGCCGCGCAGCTgcaggccggcgccgccgccggcgtcgacgtGGCCATCCAGGCCGCCAAGCTCCAGTACCTGCAGTGCCTCTTCCAGTCCGCGGCCACCACCATcgcttccaccgccgccgccggcgccgcgcccgacgccgaggcggcggcggcggctctcgGCGGCCTCTGCTCGCCGCAGGGGACTCATGACAGTACTGCCCCGCCGGTgtccgcggccggcggccagcTACCTTCTTGCACGTTCCCCGAGGCGCCCGTTAGTAGTGAAGGCAATCAAGGCCTCAGCTATGGCGGCGCTGATGTTGACGTGTTCTCGTTCCACGGCGGTGGTTCGCTGCCGCCCCTGGCCGACCTCTCCGACGCCGCGAACTACCCTTCAGCCGACGGATGCAGCGCCACGGCGTCGTCCAGCTTCGGTGGCGGCGCGACCAGCCCGCTCCCTTGGCCGGAGTTCTTCCCCGACGACCCCTTCATCACTGATTTCCTATGA
- the LOC101766006 gene encoding copper-transporting ATPase PAA1, chloroplastic isoform X1, with the protein MDPATPLLALSKAVSSRSKPFLLRRGGRLPSAAPLRLRFPFAASASAPAPSSAPRGLAVPGDLLLLSLARLALRGPGPRAAAAAPRRWFASVSAASPLPSGGPPRGGAGGGAGNGDGGGDGGGNEGWKRPRASQGVGVAEEAAGQGADVIVLDVGGMSCGGCAASVKRILENEPQVRSATVNLATEMAVVWAVPEDRDVQDWKEQLGEKLASQLTTCGYKSNLRDASKISSQAVFERKMHEKLEQLKQSGRELVVSWALCAVCLLGHISHLFGVNVPLMHFIHSTGFHLSLSIFTFVGPGRRLILDGIKSLFKGSPNMNTLVGLGALSSFAVSSIAAFIPKLGWKTFFEEPVMLIAFVLLGKNLEQRAKLKATSDMTGLLNILPSKARLMVDNDAEKSSLVEVPCDTLAVGDYVVVLPGDRIPADGVVKAGRSTVDESSLTGEPMPVTKIAGTEVSAGSINLNGKLTVEVRRPGGETVMSDIIHLVEEAQTRAAPVQRLADKVAGNFTYGVMALSAATYMFWSIFGSQLVPAAIQHGSAMSLALQLSCSVLVIACPCALGLATPTAVLVGTSLGATRGLLLRGGDVLEKFSDVDAVVFDKTGTLTIGRPVVTKVITSRGRGDANTKDFGDNQWTEAEILSFAAGVESNTNHPLGKAIMEAAGAANCISMKANDGSFMEEPGSGAVATIGEKQVSVGTLDWIRRHGVVRNPFPEAEHFGQSVAYVAVDGALAGLICFEDKLREDSRQVISTLSEQGISVYMLSGDKESAAMNVASIVGIQADKVLAEVKPHEKKKFISELQKAHRLVAMVGDGINDTAALASADVGIAMGGGVGAASDVSSVVLMGNRLSQLVDALELSKETMKTVKQNLWWAFLYNIVGLPIAAGALLPVTGTILTPSIAGALMGFSSVGVMANSLLLRVRLSSRQKPSSQAETRKETRKATSDALAGTGDEAVKSYSSKWST; encoded by the exons ATGGACCCGGCCACGCCCCTCCTCGCGCTCTCCAAGGCCGTCTCCTCCCGCTCCaagcccttcctcctccgccgcggcggccgcctcccctcggccgccccgctccgcctccgcttccccttcgccgcctccgcgtccgcgcccgcgccctctTCCGCGCCGCGGGGCCTCGCCGTCCCaggcgacctcctcctcctctccctcgcgCGGCTCGCGCTCCGCGGCCCGGgaccgcgcgccgcggcggcggcgccccggcgGTGGTTCGCGAGCGTCTCGGCTGCCTCGCCGCTCCCGTCGGGTGGTCCTCCgcgcggtggtgctggtggtggtgctgggaacggtgatggtgggggcgatggCGGTGGTAATGAGGGGTGGAAGAGGCCGCGAGCTTCCCAGGGGGTGGGTGTGGCGGAGGAAGCGGCAGGGCAGGGAGCCGATGTCATCGTCCTTGACGTCGGG GGAATGTCATGTGGTGGATGTGCAGCAAGTGTTAAACGCATTCTGGAGAATGAG CCCCAGGTGCGATCAGCAACTGTTAACCTTGCCACTGAGATGGCAGTCGTCTGGGCAGTGCCGGAAGATAGGGATGTTCAGGACTGGAAGGAACAGTTGGGTGAGAAGCTTGCTAGTCAGTTGACGACATGTGGCTATAAATCCAATCTTCGAG ATGCTTCAAAGATCAGCTCACAGGCAGTTTTTGAAAGAAAGATGCATGAGAAACTTGAGCAGCTGAAACAAAGtg GTAGAGAACTTGTTGTATCATGGGCATTATGTGCCGTTTGCCTTCTGGGACACATTTCCCACCTCTTTGGAGTTAATGTGCCATTGATGCACTTCATTCATTCCACTGGATTTCATTTGTCTCTGTCAATATTTACATTTGTCGGTCCTGGTCGAAGACTAATACTTGACGGTATAAAGAGTTTATTCAAGGGGTCTCCAAACATGAATACACTGGTTGGTTTAGGTGCGTTGTCATCCTTTGCCGTCAGCTCAATTGCAGCCTTCATTCCAAAGCTG GGGTGGAAGACATTTTTTGAGGAACCAGTTATGTTGATAGCTTTTGTTCTTCTAGGGAAGAATCTTGAGCAGAGGGCAAAGCTTAAAGCTACCAGTGATATGACTGGACTGCTTAATATCCTTCCCTCTAAAGCACGCCTAATGGTGGATAATGATGCTGAGAAATCATCATTGGTTGAAGTCCCATGTGATACTCTTGCTGTTGGGGACTATGTTGTAGTGCTGCCTGGG GATCGTATCCCAGCAGATGGTGTTGTCAAAGCTGGAAGGAGTACAGTTGATGAATCAAGTTTGACAGGTGAACCTATGCCCGTGACAAAGATAGCAGGG ACAGAAGTATCAGCAGGAAGTATCAACTTGAATGGTAAACTCACTGTTGAAGTTAGAAGACCTGGTGGTGAGACTGTCATGTCTGACATAATTCACTTGGTTGAAGAAGCCCAGACAAGGGCGGCCCCTGTTCAACGATTGGCTGACAAG GTTGCAGGAAACTTTACATATGGAGTCATGGCACTTTCTGCTGCTACTTATATGTTCTGGAGTATTTTTGGTTCGCAACTTGTACCTGCTGCTATCCAACATGGAAGCGCAATGTCTTTGGCATTGCAACTTTCTTGCAGTGTTCTG GTAATTGCTTGCCCTTGTGCTCTTGGGCTTGCCACACCCACTGCTGTGCTG GTTGGTACTTCATTAGGTGCGACGAGAGGACTTCTTTTACGTGGTGGGGATGTTTTGGAGAAGTTCTCTGATGTTGATGCTGTTGTGTTTGACAAGACTGGAACTTTAACAATTGGTAGACCTGTGGTAACTAAAGTAATAACTTCCAGAGGCAGGGGAGATGCAAATACAAA GGATTTTGGGGACAACCAATGGACTGAGGCTGAGATTCTGAGTTTTGCTGCTGGAGTAGAGTCAAATACAAATCACCCGCTTGGAAAAGCCATCATGGAAGCTGCAGGGGCTGCTAATTGCATCAGTATGAAG GCAAATGATGGATCCTTCATGGAAGAACCAGGATCTGGTGCTGTGGCTACCATCGGTGAGAAACAGGTTTCTGTTGGAACATTAGATTGGATTAGAAG GCATGGTGTCGTTCGCAACCCCTTCCCAGAAGCGGAGCATTTTGGCCAGTCTGTTGCGTATGTAGCAGTGGACGGTGCTCTAGCTGGTCTAATTTGTTTCGAGGATAAGCTCAGAGAAGATTCTCGTCAAGTTATCAGTACCCTATCTGAGCAAGGAATTAGTGTTTATATGTTATCTGGGGACAAGGAAAGTGCTGCTATGAACGTGGCTTCGATTGTTGGTATCCAGGCAGACAAG GTTCTTGCTGAAGTTAAACCGCATGAGAAAAAGAAGTTCATATCCGAACTTCAGAAAGCACACAGGTTAGTCGCCATGGTCGGTGACGGCATTAATGATACTGCAGCACTGGCTTCAGCTGATGTTGGAATTGCAATGGGTGGAGGCGTCGGGGCAGCTAGTGATGTATCTTCAGTTGTACTTATGGGCAACAGGTTATCCCAG CTTGTTGATGCTTTAGAGTTGAGCAAAGAGACCATGAAGACAGTGAAACAAAATCTTTGGTGGGCTTTCCTGTATAACATC gTTGGACTCCCCATTGCTGCTGGAGCATTGCTTCCAGTTACAGGGACGATCTTGACTCCATCAATAGCTGGAGCGCTAATGGGTTTTAGTTCCGTTGGTGTGATGGCCAACTCGTTGCTTTTGAGGGTAAGACTGAGTTCAAGGCAGAAGCCAAGCAGCCAGGCTGAGACCAGGAAAGAGACACGCAAAGCCACTTCTGATGCCCTAGCAGGTACTGGTGATGAGGCGGTGAAAAGTTACTCGTCTAAGTGGAGTACCTGA
- the LOC101765592 gene encoding haloacid dehalogenase-like hydrolase domain-containing protein At4g39970 isoform X2, with protein MPPTTMAWTSLFLPTTAGATAAATGSRHPSFSHRSHCRVPMTRLRRAPRLVVSASASPASPASSLDALIFDCDGVILESEHLHRQAYNDAFAHFGVRCPPASADPLYWDEAFYDELQNRIGGGKPKMRWYFGENGWPSSNIFETPPSTDSDKEKLVDIIQDWKTERYKEIIKSGTVEPRPGVLRLMDEVKGAGIKLAVCSAATKSSVIMCLENLIGLERFKGLDCFLAGDDVKLKKPDPTIYVTAAEKLGGKRSGDVMYNNIYTFNC; from the exons ATGCCTCCGACTACGATGGCTTGGacctccctcttcctccccaccaccgccggcgccaccgccgcggccaccggtAGCCGCCACCCCTCCTTCAGCCACCGATCCCACTGCCGCGTTCCCATGACGCGCCTCCGTCGCGCGCCCCGGCTCGTCGTTTCCGCTTCAGCCTCACCGGCCTCTCCCGCGTCGTCGCTCGACGCGCTCATCTTCGACTGCGACGGCGTCATACTGGAGTCGGAGCACCTCCACCGGCAGGCCTACAACGACGCGTTCGCGCACTTCGGGGTGCGCtgcccgccggcctccgccgacCCGCTGTACTGGGACGAGGCCTTCTACGACGAGCTACAGAACCGCATCGGCGGCGGGAAGCCCAAGATGCGATG GTACTTTGGGGAAAATGGGTGGCCTTCTTCAAATATCTTCGAGACACCACCTTCGACTGACTCCGATAAGGAGAAGTTGGTCGACATAATCCAG GACTGGAAAACAGAGAGATAcaaagaaataataaaatctGGAACT GTGGAGCCTAGACCTGGTGTTTTGCGGCTGATGGATGAAGTAAAGGGTGCG GGTATCAAGCTTGCTGTTTGCTCTGCAGCAACTAAAAGTTCAGTGATAATGTGCCTTGAAAACCTTATTGGACTT GAGCGATTTAAGGGCCTGGACTGCTTCCTTGCAG GCGATGATGTTAAACTAAAGAAGCCTGATCCAACAATATATGTTACAGCAGCAGAG AAATTAG GCGGCAAAAGGAGCGGGGATGTCATGTATAATAACATATACACCTTCAACTGCTAG
- the LOC101766006 gene encoding copper-transporting ATPase PAA1, chloroplastic isoform X2, translating into MSCGGCAASVKRILENEPQVRSATVNLATEMAVVWAVPEDRDVQDWKEQLGEKLASQLTTCGYKSNLRDASKISSQAVFERKMHEKLEQLKQSGRELVVSWALCAVCLLGHISHLFGVNVPLMHFIHSTGFHLSLSIFTFVGPGRRLILDGIKSLFKGSPNMNTLVGLGALSSFAVSSIAAFIPKLGWKTFFEEPVMLIAFVLLGKNLEQRAKLKATSDMTGLLNILPSKARLMVDNDAEKSSLVEVPCDTLAVGDYVVVLPGDRIPADGVVKAGRSTVDESSLTGEPMPVTKIAGTEVSAGSINLNGKLTVEVRRPGGETVMSDIIHLVEEAQTRAAPVQRLADKVAGNFTYGVMALSAATYMFWSIFGSQLVPAAIQHGSAMSLALQLSCSVLVIACPCALGLATPTAVLVGTSLGATRGLLLRGGDVLEKFSDVDAVVFDKTGTLTIGRPVVTKVITSRGRGDANTKDFGDNQWTEAEILSFAAGVESNTNHPLGKAIMEAAGAANCISMKANDGSFMEEPGSGAVATIGEKQVSVGTLDWIRRHGVVRNPFPEAEHFGQSVAYVAVDGALAGLICFEDKLREDSRQVISTLSEQGISVYMLSGDKESAAMNVASIVGIQADKVLAEVKPHEKKKFISELQKAHRLVAMVGDGINDTAALASADVGIAMGGGVGAASDVSSVVLMGNRLSQLVDALELSKETMKTVKQNLWWAFLYNIVGLPIAAGALLPVTGTILTPSIAGALMGFSSVGVMANSLLLRVRLSSRQKPSSQAETRKETRKATSDALAGTGDEAVKSYSSKWST; encoded by the exons ATGTCATGTGGTGGATGTGCAGCAAGTGTTAAACGCATTCTGGAGAATGAG CCCCAGGTGCGATCAGCAACTGTTAACCTTGCCACTGAGATGGCAGTCGTCTGGGCAGTGCCGGAAGATAGGGATGTTCAGGACTGGAAGGAACAGTTGGGTGAGAAGCTTGCTAGTCAGTTGACGACATGTGGCTATAAATCCAATCTTCGAG ATGCTTCAAAGATCAGCTCACAGGCAGTTTTTGAAAGAAAGATGCATGAGAAACTTGAGCAGCTGAAACAAAGtg GTAGAGAACTTGTTGTATCATGGGCATTATGTGCCGTTTGCCTTCTGGGACACATTTCCCACCTCTTTGGAGTTAATGTGCCATTGATGCACTTCATTCATTCCACTGGATTTCATTTGTCTCTGTCAATATTTACATTTGTCGGTCCTGGTCGAAGACTAATACTTGACGGTATAAAGAGTTTATTCAAGGGGTCTCCAAACATGAATACACTGGTTGGTTTAGGTGCGTTGTCATCCTTTGCCGTCAGCTCAATTGCAGCCTTCATTCCAAAGCTG GGGTGGAAGACATTTTTTGAGGAACCAGTTATGTTGATAGCTTTTGTTCTTCTAGGGAAGAATCTTGAGCAGAGGGCAAAGCTTAAAGCTACCAGTGATATGACTGGACTGCTTAATATCCTTCCCTCTAAAGCACGCCTAATGGTGGATAATGATGCTGAGAAATCATCATTGGTTGAAGTCCCATGTGATACTCTTGCTGTTGGGGACTATGTTGTAGTGCTGCCTGGG GATCGTATCCCAGCAGATGGTGTTGTCAAAGCTGGAAGGAGTACAGTTGATGAATCAAGTTTGACAGGTGAACCTATGCCCGTGACAAAGATAGCAGGG ACAGAAGTATCAGCAGGAAGTATCAACTTGAATGGTAAACTCACTGTTGAAGTTAGAAGACCTGGTGGTGAGACTGTCATGTCTGACATAATTCACTTGGTTGAAGAAGCCCAGACAAGGGCGGCCCCTGTTCAACGATTGGCTGACAAG GTTGCAGGAAACTTTACATATGGAGTCATGGCACTTTCTGCTGCTACTTATATGTTCTGGAGTATTTTTGGTTCGCAACTTGTACCTGCTGCTATCCAACATGGAAGCGCAATGTCTTTGGCATTGCAACTTTCTTGCAGTGTTCTG GTAATTGCTTGCCCTTGTGCTCTTGGGCTTGCCACACCCACTGCTGTGCTG GTTGGTACTTCATTAGGTGCGACGAGAGGACTTCTTTTACGTGGTGGGGATGTTTTGGAGAAGTTCTCTGATGTTGATGCTGTTGTGTTTGACAAGACTGGAACTTTAACAATTGGTAGACCTGTGGTAACTAAAGTAATAACTTCCAGAGGCAGGGGAGATGCAAATACAAA GGATTTTGGGGACAACCAATGGACTGAGGCTGAGATTCTGAGTTTTGCTGCTGGAGTAGAGTCAAATACAAATCACCCGCTTGGAAAAGCCATCATGGAAGCTGCAGGGGCTGCTAATTGCATCAGTATGAAG GCAAATGATGGATCCTTCATGGAAGAACCAGGATCTGGTGCTGTGGCTACCATCGGTGAGAAACAGGTTTCTGTTGGAACATTAGATTGGATTAGAAG GCATGGTGTCGTTCGCAACCCCTTCCCAGAAGCGGAGCATTTTGGCCAGTCTGTTGCGTATGTAGCAGTGGACGGTGCTCTAGCTGGTCTAATTTGTTTCGAGGATAAGCTCAGAGAAGATTCTCGTCAAGTTATCAGTACCCTATCTGAGCAAGGAATTAGTGTTTATATGTTATCTGGGGACAAGGAAAGTGCTGCTATGAACGTGGCTTCGATTGTTGGTATCCAGGCAGACAAG GTTCTTGCTGAAGTTAAACCGCATGAGAAAAAGAAGTTCATATCCGAACTTCAGAAAGCACACAGGTTAGTCGCCATGGTCGGTGACGGCATTAATGATACTGCAGCACTGGCTTCAGCTGATGTTGGAATTGCAATGGGTGGAGGCGTCGGGGCAGCTAGTGATGTATCTTCAGTTGTACTTATGGGCAACAGGTTATCCCAG CTTGTTGATGCTTTAGAGTTGAGCAAAGAGACCATGAAGACAGTGAAACAAAATCTTTGGTGGGCTTTCCTGTATAACATC gTTGGACTCCCCATTGCTGCTGGAGCATTGCTTCCAGTTACAGGGACGATCTTGACTCCATCAATAGCTGGAGCGCTAATGGGTTTTAGTTCCGTTGGTGTGATGGCCAACTCGTTGCTTTTGAGGGTAAGACTGAGTTCAAGGCAGAAGCCAAGCAGCCAGGCTGAGACCAGGAAAGAGACACGCAAAGCCACTTCTGATGCCCTAGCAGGTACTGGTGATGAGGCGGTGAAAAGTTACTCGTCTAAGTGGAGTACCTGA
- the LOC101765592 gene encoding haloacid dehalogenase-like hydrolase domain-containing protein At4g39970 isoform X1: MPPTTMAWTSLFLPTTAGATAAATGSRHPSFSHRSHCRVPMTRLRRAPRLVVSASASPASPASSLDALIFDCDGVILESEHLHRQAYNDAFAHFGVRCPPASADPLYWDEAFYDELQNRIGGGKPKMRWYFGENGWPSSNIFETPPSTDSDKEKLVDIIQDWKTERYKEIIKSGTVEPRPGVLRLMDEVKGAGIKLAVCSAATKSSVIMCLENLIGLERFKGLDCFLAGDDVKLKKPDPTIYVTAAEKLGVQSKNCLVVEDSVIGLLAAKGAGMSCIITYTPSTASQDFTDAIATYPDLSDVRLEDLKLLLQKTLVTG; encoded by the exons ATGCCTCCGACTACGATGGCTTGGacctccctcttcctccccaccaccgccggcgccaccgccgcggccaccggtAGCCGCCACCCCTCCTTCAGCCACCGATCCCACTGCCGCGTTCCCATGACGCGCCTCCGTCGCGCGCCCCGGCTCGTCGTTTCCGCTTCAGCCTCACCGGCCTCTCCCGCGTCGTCGCTCGACGCGCTCATCTTCGACTGCGACGGCGTCATACTGGAGTCGGAGCACCTCCACCGGCAGGCCTACAACGACGCGTTCGCGCACTTCGGGGTGCGCtgcccgccggcctccgccgacCCGCTGTACTGGGACGAGGCCTTCTACGACGAGCTACAGAACCGCATCGGCGGCGGGAAGCCCAAGATGCGATG GTACTTTGGGGAAAATGGGTGGCCTTCTTCAAATATCTTCGAGACACCACCTTCGACTGACTCCGATAAGGAGAAGTTGGTCGACATAATCCAG GACTGGAAAACAGAGAGATAcaaagaaataataaaatctGGAACT GTGGAGCCTAGACCTGGTGTTTTGCGGCTGATGGATGAAGTAAAGGGTGCG GGTATCAAGCTTGCTGTTTGCTCTGCAGCAACTAAAAGTTCAGTGATAATGTGCCTTGAAAACCTTATTGGACTT GAGCGATTTAAGGGCCTGGACTGCTTCCTTGCAG GCGATGATGTTAAACTAAAGAAGCCTGATCCAACAATATATGTTACAGCAGCAGAG AAATTAGGTGTGCAAAGCAAGAACTGCCTTGTGGTCGAGGACAGTGTTATTGGATTACTA GCGGCAAAAGGAGCGGGGATGTCATGTATAATAACATATACACCTTCAACTGCTAGCCAA GATTTCACGGATGCAATTGCTACCTATCCTGACCTTAGTGATGTGAG GCTCGAGGACCTCAAGCTGTTACTCCAGAAAACTCTTGTTACTGGATAG
- the LOC101767505 gene encoding uncharacterized protein LOC101767505 has product MESSSHITGDDGGEGCNSCESGWTMYLASPMHGDDAGGSGKGSGSEGSSVDDGYGYIISDRRSGKKAYEDYADADDDDSLASDASTGPAKVKSPSSPPEDGRKEDGGHGKNGVAGKEDEEEEGDVRTKFPSTSRKKGGKVDKGGEGNSSRRGNSKRGSSSRRSFFLW; this is encoded by the coding sequence ATGGAGTCCTCCTCGCACATCAccggggacgacggcggcgagggctgCAACAGCTGCGAGTCCGGCTGGACAATGTACCTCGCCTCCCCCATGCATGGCGACGACGCCGGTGGAAGTGGCAAGGGGAGCGGCAGCGAAGGGAGCAGCGTCGATGATGGCTACGGATACATCATCAGCGACAGGAGGAGCGGCAAGAAGGCTTATGAAGATTACGCCGATGCCGACGACGACGATTCATTGGCGTCCGATGCTTCGACCGGACCGGCCAAAGTGAAGTCGCCTTCGTCCCCGCCAGAAGACGGCAGAAAAGAAGATGGAGGACATGGGAAGAACGGCGTCGCCGGcaaggaggacgaggaagaagaaggcgacgtGAGAACCAAGTTCCCGTCGACCTCCCGCAAGAAAGGCGGCAAGGTTGACAAAGGCGGAGAAGGCAACTCGTCAAGGCGAGGCAACAGCAAGAGAGGCAGCTCTTCAAGGAGAAGCTTCTTCCTCTGGTAA